The following proteins are encoded in a genomic region of Ostrea edulis chromosome 7, xbOstEdul1.1, whole genome shotgun sequence:
- the LOC130048743 gene encoding uncharacterized protein LOC130048743 produces MRTNPAYYVQNPVYYVQNPVYYVQNPAHYVQNPAYYVQNPVYYVQNPVYYVQNPVYYVQNPVYYVQNPVYYVQNPVYYVQNPVYYVQNPVYYVQKPAHYVQKPAYYVQNPAYYVQKPRYYVQNPAYYVQKPAYYVQNPAYYVQKPRYYVQNPVYYVQNPVYYVQNPVYYVQNPVYYVQNPVYYVQNPAYYVQNPVYYVQNPVYYVQNPAYYVQKPRYYVQK; encoded by the coding sequence AACCCTGCGTACTATGTTCAGAACCCTGTGTACTATGTTCAGAACCCTGTGTACTATGTTCAGAACCCTGCGCACTATGTTCAGAACCCTGCGTACTATGTTCAGAACCCTGTGTACTATGTTCAGAACCCTGTGTACTATGTTCAGAACCCTGTGTACTATGTTCAGAACCCTGTGTATTATGTTCAGAACCCTGTGTACTATGTTCAGAACCCTGTGTATTATGTTCAGAACCCTGTGTACTATGTTCAGAACCCTGTGTACTATGTTCAGAAACCTGCGCACTATGTTCAGAAACCTGCGTACTATGTTCAGAACCCTGCGTACTATGTTCAGAAACCTAGATACTATGTTCAGAACCCTGCGTACTATGTTCAGAAACCTGCGTACTATGTTCAGAACCCTGCGTACTATGTTCAGAAACCTAGATACTATGTTCAGAACCCTGTGTACTATGTTCAGAACCCTGTGTATTATGTTCAGAACCCTGTGTACTATGTTCAGAACCCTGTGTACTATGTTCAGAACCCTGTGTACTATGTTCAGAACCCTGCGTACTATGTTCAGAACCCTGTGTACTATGTTCAGAACCCTGTGTACTATGTTCAGAACCCTGCGTACTATGTTCAGAAACCTAGATACTATGTTCAGAAATAG